In Populus trichocarpa isolate Nisqually-1 chromosome 16, P.trichocarpa_v4.1, whole genome shotgun sequence, a genomic segment contains:
- the LOC7468990 gene encoding uncharacterized protein LOC7468990, producing MRIRKRQVPLPLSSLSPVPLSDPQFQTPVVQLQIHKNPPQNLPQQPHRLACYDSQASDQPNQPIGGGQDCSGTAGAQQEKKIMLEKDERWRDGERSNDTRKGSFMGAEIETMNLTPSSCSRQGVERWGEGEKAYPLKRRGRFERPSDDEEIIMEKAKKMKTKRNKKCVLQKGNNKKEEESNEIVKEGLGGATNNTSVKRKARGGALMEGSRCSRVNGRGWRCCQQTLVGYSLCEHHLGKGRLRSMNSVRSRSMARTAPKKAESKPLSSSSSSEEKKTKRLLSDTKLDGVPADEDGDDTKPLMIAKKKVKLGMVKARSISSLLGLANNGIAVSESSK from the exons ATGAGGATCAGGAAAAGACAGGTTCCCTTACCTCTATCTTCTCTATCTCCTGTACCCCTCTCAGATCCCCAGTTCCAGACTCCTGTGGTGCAACTTCAAATACACAAAAACCCACCTCAAAATCTCCCCCAACAACCTCATAGGCTTGCTTGCTATGATTCCCAGGCATCTGATCAACCAAATCAACCGATCGGAGGTGGCCAAGATTGCTCTGGTACTGCTGGGgcacaacaagaaaagaag ATTATGTTGGAGAAAGATGAGAGATGGAGAGATGGAGAGAGGAGTAATGATACCAG GAAGGGAAGTTTCATGGGTGCAGAAATAGAAACTATGAATCTTACACCATCAAGTTGTTCCCGTCAAG GAGTTGAGAGATGGGGTGAGGGAGAGAAAGCATATCCATTAAAGAGAAGAGGAAGGTTCGAAAGACCATCagatgatgaagaaataatAATGGAGAAAGCTAAGAAAATGAAGACAAAGAGGAACAAGAAATGCGTGCTGCAGaaaggaaataacaaaaaagaagaagaaagtaatGAAATCGTCAAAGAGGGCCTTGGTGGTGCTACTAATAATACTAGTGTTAAAAGGAAAGCTAGAGGTGGTGCACTTATGGAAGGATCGAGGTGCAGTCGTGTAAATGGGAGAGGATGGAGGTGTTGCCAGCAAACTCTTGTGGGATACTCACTTTGTGAGCATCACTTGGGCAAAGGAAGGCTGAGAAGCATGAATAGCGTTCGAAGCCGATCCATGGCTCGCACTGCACCCAAGAAGGCCGAGTCCAAGCCATTATCGAGCTCGTCCTCAtcggaggaaaaaaaaacgaaacgtTTATTATCAGATACTAAACTTGATGGTGTTCCAGCTGATGAAGATGGAGATGACACGAAGCCTTTAATGATTGCAAAGAAGAAGGTGAAGCTTGGCATGGTCAAAGCTCGATCGATTAGCAGTTTGCTGGGCCTAGCAAATAATGGCATTGCAGTATCAGAGAGTAGCAAGTAG